A stretch of Bradyrhizobium sp. AZCC 2262 DNA encodes these proteins:
- a CDS encoding winged helix-turn-helix domain-containing tetratricopeptide repeat protein, with the protein MRYLFEKYSFDTARRELRRGSDVTTVAPQVFDLLDYLIRHRERVVTKDDLIGAIWNGRVVSDAALTTRLNAARSAIGDSGEEQRLIKTLPRKGFRFVGQVREGQEVAGPDDAPESAPAVPDRPSIAVLPFANMSGDPEQEYFADGMVDEITTALSRFKSLFVIARNSSFTFKGKAVDIKEVGRRLGVRYVLEGAVRKASGKVRITGQLIEAATGAHIWADRFERDMTDIFALQDDVTLAVVSAIQPKLFQAEIAMATRRRPEDLTAYDYFLRALQQAILTTREGLAEALRLVQRALELCPGFASAAALAGECHSENVLRNYAIDPQFERKEAVRLMRLALSLDDGDPDTLATAASISALLVGDCEAEIEMADRAVALNPNSYHTWNRRGWVYKIAGQPEEAIRSFDRAMRMSPVDPQLYSTFTGMGFALIELRRFDEAIIAAKKALRHNLCHPGPYRCLASAFAHLGRDAEAREAAARMLEIDPAFTISAWIARSQVSKTAKLMIEGFRKAGLTE; encoded by the coding sequence TTGCGCTATCTCTTCGAGAAGTACTCGTTCGACACCGCCCGTCGCGAACTCCGTCGCGGATCGGATGTGACTACTGTCGCCCCGCAGGTGTTTGATCTTCTTGATTATCTGATCCGTCACCGGGAGCGTGTCGTCACCAAGGACGATCTCATCGGCGCCATCTGGAATGGACGCGTCGTGTCCGATGCGGCCCTGACGACCCGCCTGAACGCCGCCCGTAGCGCCATCGGCGATTCCGGCGAGGAGCAACGCCTGATCAAAACGTTGCCGCGAAAGGGATTTCGTTTCGTCGGACAGGTGCGGGAGGGGCAAGAGGTTGCGGGCCCGGACGATGCGCCCGAGAGCGCTCCTGCAGTACCCGACAGGCCCTCCATCGCCGTGCTGCCGTTCGCGAACATGTCTGGCGATCCCGAGCAGGAGTACTTCGCGGACGGGATGGTTGACGAGATCACGACCGCGCTTTCGCGGTTCAAATCGTTGTTCGTGATCGCTCGCAATTCGAGTTTCACGTTCAAGGGCAAAGCCGTCGATATCAAGGAAGTCGGGCGCAGGCTTGGCGTGCGCTATGTCCTCGAGGGGGCGGTGCGCAAGGCTTCGGGGAAAGTTCGCATCACGGGCCAGTTGATTGAAGCGGCTACGGGCGCACACATTTGGGCGGACAGGTTCGAGCGTGACATGACAGACATTTTCGCACTGCAGGACGACGTCACGCTCGCCGTTGTCTCAGCTATTCAGCCAAAGTTGTTTCAAGCAGAAATTGCAATGGCGACGCGGCGGCGACCGGAAGACCTCACCGCGTATGATTATTTTCTCAGAGCTTTGCAGCAGGCGATTCTTACGACCCGCGAAGGGTTGGCCGAGGCACTCCGACTGGTCCAGCGCGCCTTGGAGCTTTGCCCTGGGTTTGCTAGTGCCGCTGCTCTGGCAGGTGAATGTCACTCGGAAAACGTGCTAAGGAACTATGCCATCGATCCTCAATTCGAACGCAAGGAAGCCGTTCGGCTTATGCGCCTGGCATTGAGCCTCGACGATGGTGATCCAGACACGTTAGCAACTGCTGCATCAATCTCGGCTTTGTTGGTCGGCGATTGTGAGGCTGAGATTGAGATGGCCGATCGGGCGGTCGCGCTCAACCCAAATTCATATCACACATGGAACCGCAGAGGCTGGGTCTACAAGATTGCGGGGCAGCCGGAGGAAGCGATCCGGAGCTTTGACCGTGCCATGCGCATGAGTCCGGTAGACCCGCAACTATACTCAACGTTTACCGGGATGGGATTTGCGCTTATTGAGCTTCGTCGCTTTGACGAGGCCATCATTGCAGCGAAGAAAGCCTTGCGTCACAACCTCTGCCATCCAGGACCATACCGCTGCCTCGCGTCCGCTTTCGCCCATCTCGGACGCGACGCTGAGGCCCGTGAGGCGGCGGCTCGTATGCTCGAGATCGATCCCGCTTTCACAATATCGGCGTGGATCGCTCGGAGCCAGGTATCAAAAACTGCGAAGCTGATGATCGAGGGCTTTCGGAAAGCGGGATTGACCGAATGA
- a CDS encoding DUF1254 domain-containing protein, translated as MKKLFILIAFACSAVSAYAQSSSEELNRRMIERRAVEAVVWGMPAVNYDLMRQQMLTKTPGKVGQVIYWGRPLDWRNQTLTPNADALYFMTFFNTKDGPIVLELPPGDANGSFNGNIVTVWQAPLEDAGLLGADKGAGGKYLVLPPGYTGAKPDGYISLQSDTFGNYMLLRSNLKSHGDADVQAAVAYGKRMKVYSLLQAANPPPTIFSDVKDVDFDSTIRYDGSFFSNLDRIVQEEPWIARDRTMIDQLKSFGIEKGKTFNPDEATKALLSSAALEAGALLEARYNAGLPPFFSATSRWTFPAPPELIKAAQEGFTDPNHYPVDLRGMAYSYAYIGIKRLGAGQFYSISIRDKDGDAFDGGKTYRLNVPANVPVEQYWSVTAYDRQTHALIKNVSRASRSSQIPDLQKNSDGSIDIFFGPAAPAGKETNWVPTDPARKFELMARFYAPKKEFFEKKWILSDVEKMSSAIGSGARQ; from the coding sequence GTGAAAAAGCTTTTCATTTTAATCGCTTTTGCCTGCAGTGCCGTGTCTGCATACGCACAGTCATCTTCCGAAGAACTCAACCGCCGCATGATCGAGCGGCGCGCGGTCGAGGCTGTCGTCTGGGGTATGCCGGCCGTCAATTACGACCTGATGCGGCAGCAAATGCTGACGAAGACGCCGGGCAAGGTCGGACAAGTAATCTATTGGGGGCGGCCGCTGGATTGGCGCAACCAGACGCTCACGCCCAATGCCGATGCGCTCTACTTCATGACCTTCTTCAACACCAAGGATGGCCCAATTGTGCTCGAACTGCCGCCCGGCGATGCCAATGGATCATTCAATGGCAACATCGTCACCGTTTGGCAGGCGCCGCTCGAAGACGCGGGCCTGCTCGGCGCCGACAAGGGCGCCGGCGGAAAGTATCTGGTGCTCCCACCCGGCTACACAGGCGCGAAGCCCGACGGCTATATCTCGCTGCAGTCCGACACCTTCGGCAACTACATGCTGCTCCGTTCCAATCTCAAGAGCCACGGCGATGCTGATGTGCAAGCCGCCGTCGCCTACGGCAAGCGCATGAAGGTCTATTCGCTCCTGCAGGCGGCTAATCCACCTCCGACGATCTTCTCCGACGTCAAGGACGTCGATTTCGATTCGACGATCCGCTACGACGGCAGCTTTTTTTCGAATCTCGACCGCATCGTGCAGGAAGAGCCGTGGATCGCCCGCGACCGGACCATGATCGATCAGCTCAAATCGTTCGGGATCGAGAAGGGCAAAACGTTCAATCCGGACGAGGCGACAAAAGCCCTCCTGTCGTCCGCGGCGCTCGAAGCAGGCGCGCTGCTGGAAGCCCGATATAATGCCGGCCTGCCGCCGTTCTTCTCGGCGACGAGCCGCTGGACCTTCCCCGCGCCGCCTGAACTTATCAAGGCAGCGCAGGAAGGTTTCACCGATCCGAACCATTATCCGGTCGATCTGCGAGGCATGGCCTACAGCTACGCTTATATCGGCATCAAACGGCTGGGCGCGGGACAGTTTTATTCTATCTCGATCCGCGATAAGGACGGCGACGCCTTCGACGGCGGCAAGACCTACCGTCTCAATGTCCCCGCCAACGTACCGGTCGAACAATACTGGTCAGTCACGGCATATGACCGGCAAACCCATGCTCTGATCAAGAATGTCTCGCGAGCAAGCCGCTCCTCGCAGATCCCCGACCTGCAGAAGAATTCGGATGGCTCGATCGACATCTTCTTCGGACCTGCAGCACCCGCAGGCAAGGAGACGAACTGGGTGCCTACCGACCCTGCACGAAAATTCGAGCTGATGGCGCGCTTCTACGCCCCGAAGAAAGAATTCTTCGAGAAGAAATGGATCCTCTCGGACGTCGAGAAGATGAGCTCAGCGATTGGAAGCGGAGCAAGGCAATGA
- a CDS encoding L-2-amino-thiazoline-4-carboxylic acid hydrolase, producing MGEIHPFYQAHRGAMEAAMRQRLDLAETMLRERAHLADLDKVRQDVMDEFEVVLRQMPYVGGAAGRMSDFFMRLTGFMAIGRVLRRHGVALPIIGDIERESYKAQLLTVPEAERLASGRQFMSRENQSLLREQAAKSLANEYPEDFVYDFVEPGPGDSFEFGIDYKACGFCKFAARHGDKEILPHICGLDFEAYATRGIRLERTQTLAGGASHCNFRFSRLETK from the coding sequence ATGGGCGAAATTCATCCATTTTATCAGGCGCATCGCGGCGCAATGGAAGCCGCCATGCGCCAGCGCCTCGATCTTGCCGAGACGATGTTGCGCGAACGCGCGCATCTCGCGGATTTGGACAAAGTCAGACAAGATGTGATGGATGAGTTCGAAGTCGTGCTCCGCCAGATGCCTTATGTCGGTGGTGCGGCTGGCCGCATGAGCGACTTCTTCATGCGCTTGACGGGCTTTATGGCTATCGGGCGCGTGCTCCGGCGGCATGGCGTTGCTCTCCCGATCATTGGCGATATCGAGCGAGAAAGTTACAAGGCTCAATTGCTGACCGTGCCGGAGGCCGAACGGCTCGCTTCGGGACGTCAGTTCATGTCGCGGGAGAACCAATCCTTGCTCCGCGAGCAGGCAGCAAAAAGCCTGGCGAACGAATATCCAGAGGATTTTGTCTACGATTTCGTCGAGCCAGGGCCCGGCGACAGCTTTGAATTCGGTATCGATTACAAGGCTTGTGGCTTCTGCAAATTCGCCGCGCGTCACGGAGACAAGGAAATCCTCCCACACATTTGCGGACTTGATTTCGAGGCCTACGCAACGCGTGGCATTCGTTTGGAACGAACCCAAACGCTGGCTGGCGGCGCCAGCCACTGCAATTTCCGCTTCTCCCGCCTCGAAACAAAGTAG
- a CDS encoding VOC family protein — translation MPRRLDHLVICVRDLAQVAPDWQTLGFSLTPTGVHPFGTSNRLAMFGNNFLELLAVTDVAAVPPAASGRFSFAAHNRDFLATGEGMSMLAMHSADAYADAARFKADHIGDYAPLDFGRDAVLPSGSAARVEFSLAFATDPAMPGIAFFTCQQRHPPELFWKPEYQRHPNGALRVIEIVMSAPEPAAHRIFLEYFTESAAELAPGRLTVGARGDQITVLGPAETARRLPSLAAAPSPRFCAARVAVTDLDATKRVLKNNGVGFEVTDAALLIPPAASHGLALEFVEQETI, via the coding sequence ATGCCCCGCCGTTTAGATCATCTCGTCATCTGTGTCCGCGATCTGGCGCAGGTCGCGCCGGATTGGCAAACGCTCGGTTTCAGCCTGACACCGACCGGCGTGCACCCATTCGGAACCAGCAACCGCCTGGCGATGTTCGGGAACAATTTTCTGGAGCTGCTGGCCGTCACCGATGTGGCGGCGGTGCCGCCGGCTGCATCAGGCCGGTTCAGCTTCGCCGCCCACAACCGGGATTTTCTCGCCACCGGTGAGGGAATGTCGATGCTGGCGATGCATAGCGCCGACGCCTACGCCGATGCGGCGCGCTTCAAGGCCGATCACATCGGCGACTACGCGCCGTTGGATTTCGGCCGTGATGCGGTGCTTCCGAGTGGCAGCGCGGCGCGCGTTGAGTTCTCGCTGGCCTTCGCCACCGATCCCGCGATGCCCGGGATCGCGTTCTTCACGTGCCAGCAGCGTCATCCGCCGGAACTGTTCTGGAAGCCCGAATATCAGCGCCACCCCAACGGCGCCTTGCGCGTGATCGAGATCGTGATGTCGGCGCCGGAACCGGCGGCGCACCGCATTTTCCTCGAGTATTTCACGGAAAGCGCAGCCGAGCTTGCGCCCGGGCGATTGACGGTCGGCGCTCGCGGCGACCAGATCACCGTGCTCGGCCCGGCCGAGACAGCGCGCCGGCTGCCCAGCCTCGCCGCCGCACCTTCGCCGCGCTTTTGCGCCGCGCGTGTGGCGGTCACCGATCTGGATGCGACAAAGCGGGTTTTGAAAAACAACGGGGTCGGCTTCGAGGTGACCGATGCTGCGCTGCTGATTCCACCCGCGGCGTCGCATGGTCTGGCGCTGGAATTCGTCGAACAGGAGACAATCTGA
- a CDS encoding VOC family protein, whose translation MILNPDHVTIAVADAGPAIEFFALLGFRKGHVATIDGGLPARYMGMPGMKAQHITLALEGADPHFEIQLLEFDPTPGTDPGAHPTNLRQRGFNHLAFRVDDIEAATAHLVANGVTMLSDEMDYISRKLRLFEGPEGITLELVQWGGSDASG comes from the coding sequence ATGATACTCAATCCGGATCATGTTACGATCGCGGTGGCAGACGCTGGCCCGGCGATCGAGTTCTTCGCGCTCCTTGGCTTTAGAAAGGGTCACGTCGCGACGATCGACGGTGGCCTTCCGGCCCGGTACATGGGCATGCCGGGGATGAAAGCACAGCACATCACCCTCGCACTCGAAGGAGCGGATCCTCATTTCGAGATCCAGCTGCTCGAGTTCGACCCGACCCCGGGGACCGATCCGGGTGCGCACCCGACGAATCTGCGACAACGGGGCTTCAATCACCTCGCGTTTCGCGTCGACGACATTGAGGCGGCCACCGCGCACCTCGTGGCCAACGGCGTAACCATGCTGAGCGACGAGATGGATTACATCAGCCGAAAGCTGCGGCTCTTCGAGGGTCCCGAGGGCATCACCCTCGAGTTGGTGCAGTGGGGCGGCTCAGACGCTTCTGGCTAG
- a CDS encoding MASE1 domain-containing protein encodes MSDLAAKVTKIQQERPAAFDLTTWVGAVTLTFAIAIAYFIAARLSLELLTKPEGVAVFWPAAGVSAGALIVLGSRARWPVVFGTVAATILANMLGDRNIWGAVFFGCCNAFEAALTAWLIDRYHGSGFTLARPNNVMVLLGAATVGTAMSGIGGAVAFKFFHSATTPIWVTWQHWFASDALGIIVVAPLLIEFASAIRDRPPAAELLEGALTVAMLALVSALAIFLRSDLLANVGPVAVLFAPLLWLAARCRPVFAAAAAFTVSLSIVWTTTFGIGYFGNPTLSMDERIAAAQVSILLVTIGASLLAALFAEVRDKRRVTEAALHASETQRYLIENERLAALGRLVAGVAHELNSPVGISLTVASTLAQRCAKFANQISSGPVRRSSFTAFVDSNRDAANQLVANLERAGELIQAFKQVAVDRSLADRRNFDLRVATEQIVASVTPGLPKPRNPLDLNIPSDVIMDSYPGAYGQVLTNLIFNAVTHGFADRSGGTMSLEATRVGNDFVEVIFSDDGAGISEDSQRHVFDPFFTTRRAKGSTGLGLYIVHNLVTEQLGGRIKLVSVLGKGTSIIMTLPIVADGADAPISAAGEMNHDQSIALPSDAKGECA; translated from the coding sequence ATGTCCGACCTCGCAGCAAAAGTTACCAAGATTCAACAAGAGAGGCCCGCCGCATTCGATCTAACGACGTGGGTGGGCGCAGTCACGCTCACATTTGCGATCGCTATTGCGTATTTCATCGCTGCGCGGCTTAGCCTCGAATTGCTGACCAAGCCAGAGGGGGTGGCGGTCTTCTGGCCTGCGGCAGGCGTGTCGGCAGGCGCTCTGATCGTCCTGGGCTCGCGCGCGCGATGGCCAGTCGTCTTCGGCACAGTGGCCGCTACCATTTTGGCGAACATGCTTGGCGATCGAAATATCTGGGGTGCCGTTTTCTTCGGCTGTTGCAATGCTTTCGAGGCCGCGCTCACAGCTTGGCTGATTGATCGTTACCATGGTTCCGGTTTCACCCTGGCCAGGCCGAATAACGTGATGGTGCTCCTCGGGGCAGCAACCGTCGGGACCGCCATGTCCGGCATCGGTGGCGCCGTTGCATTCAAGTTCTTTCACAGCGCGACCACGCCGATATGGGTTACCTGGCAGCATTGGTTCGCATCTGACGCATTGGGGATCATCGTAGTTGCGCCATTGCTGATCGAGTTCGCTTCAGCCATACGGGACCGACCGCCGGCGGCCGAGCTTCTCGAGGGCGCCCTGACCGTTGCCATGCTGGCGCTTGTGAGCGCGCTCGCCATTTTTCTGCGCTCGGATCTTCTGGCAAACGTTGGACCCGTCGCCGTCCTTTTCGCGCCGCTGCTTTGGCTCGCAGCGCGATGCCGGCCGGTTTTTGCCGCCGCTGCAGCTTTCACTGTCAGTCTTTCAATCGTTTGGACAACGACCTTTGGCATAGGCTATTTCGGCAACCCCACTCTTTCGATGGACGAGCGCATAGCTGCAGCGCAGGTCAGCATTTTGCTTGTTACAATCGGCGCATCGCTCCTGGCGGCGTTGTTTGCTGAAGTCAGGGATAAAAGGAGGGTTACGGAAGCGGCGCTGCACGCCAGCGAAACCCAGCGCTACCTGATTGAGAACGAGAGACTCGCCGCGCTGGGTCGACTCGTTGCAGGCGTCGCACACGAGCTAAACAGCCCCGTTGGTATCAGCTTGACGGTCGCCTCCACGCTCGCGCAGCGCTGCGCGAAGTTCGCCAATCAGATATCATCCGGTCCAGTGCGCCGTTCGTCCTTCACGGCATTCGTCGATAGCAACCGCGACGCCGCCAACCAATTAGTTGCCAACCTGGAGCGTGCCGGCGAACTGATTCAAGCGTTCAAGCAAGTCGCCGTCGATCGCAGCCTTGCAGATCGCCGCAACTTTGATCTCAGGGTTGCAACCGAGCAAATCGTGGCCAGCGTAACACCCGGTCTACCCAAACCGCGCAATCCCCTGGATCTCAATATCCCCTCCGACGTCATCATGGACAGCTACCCGGGCGCTTATGGCCAGGTGTTGACGAACCTGATCTTCAATGCCGTTACCCACGGCTTTGCTGACCGATCCGGCGGCACCATGTCGCTTGAGGCAACTCGCGTCGGCAACGACTTTGTGGAAGTCATTTTTTCCGACGACGGAGCTGGCATTTCCGAGGACTCCCAGCGGCACGTGTTCGATCCTTTCTTCACCACGCGCCGGGCTAAAGGCAGTACAGGGCTTGGCCTCTACATCGTCCACAACCTCGTTACCGAGCAACTGGGCGGCCGTATCAAGCTAGTCTCGGTCCTGGGAAAGGGTACCTCGATCATTATGACGCTTCCAATAGTCGCCGACGGAGCCGATGCGCCGATCAGCGCAGCGGGTGAGATGAATCATGATCAATCAATCGCTTTGCCATCGGACGCGAAGGGAGAATGCGCGTGA
- a CDS encoding RidA family protein, whose amino-acid sequence MAQIVRHNPASVHAPSSGYSMGLEVSQHRRLLFVSGQVPEQPDGSVPEGFEAQCEQAWRNVIAVLAAAGLGVEHLVKVNTFLTDRSQVVANRAVRRKMLQGNEPASTVMIAETVDGKWLLEIEAIAAE is encoded by the coding sequence ATGGCTCAAATTGTCAGGCACAATCCCGCAAGCGTCCACGCCCCTTCCAGCGGCTACAGCATGGGACTGGAGGTTTCCCAGCATCGCCGGCTGCTGTTCGTCAGCGGCCAGGTGCCGGAACAGCCTGATGGCAGCGTGCCCGAAGGTTTCGAAGCACAATGCGAGCAGGCCTGGCGCAACGTCATCGCGGTGCTCGCCGCCGCCGGCCTCGGCGTCGAGCATCTGGTCAAGGTCAATACGTTCCTGACCGACCGAAGCCAGGTCGTGGCCAACCGCGCTGTTCGCCGCAAGATGCTGCAAGGAAATGAACCCGCGTCCACCGTGATGATCGCTGAAACCGTCGACGGCAAATGGTTACTGGAAATCGAGGCGATCGCTGCGGAATGA
- a CDS encoding DUF805 domain-containing protein → MLPQTGGGGHFPQVAVKLELHEVCSPWRTKSAAVPTNQGTREDTPGEDAMKLQKILFSFHGRIGRRTYWLAILALIVAVQVLTFAPFLLESEGWAVLIVALTSQFIWLLSLWPIVAVGSKRLHDRNKNGWWLLAFWLLPVALFVGGFSIVFFDDPRTGQSGDFSTGSILIFASLPPALWGIVELGILPGTRGPNLYGADPAQQLT, encoded by the coding sequence ATGTTGCCGCAAACAGGGGGCGGCGGCCATTTCCCGCAAGTAGCGGTGAAGCTCGAACTTCACGAAGTTTGTTCGCCATGGCGAACCAAATCTGCCGCCGTACCGACCAATCAAGGCACCCGAGAGGACACCCCTGGCGAGGATGCGATGAAACTGCAGAAGATCCTTTTCAGCTTCCACGGCCGGATCGGCCGCCGCACCTATTGGCTGGCGATCCTCGCCCTGATCGTCGCGGTGCAGGTCTTGACCTTCGCGCCCTTTCTCCTCGAAAGCGAAGGGTGGGCCGTCCTGATCGTCGCCTTGACCTCGCAATTCATATGGCTCTTAAGCCTGTGGCCGATAGTGGCCGTGGGCAGCAAGCGATTGCACGACCGCAACAAGAACGGCTGGTGGCTGCTGGCTTTCTGGCTGCTCCCCGTCGCACTGTTCGTTGGCGGCTTCAGCATCGTCTTCTTTGACGACCCCAGAACCGGCCAGAGCGGAGATTTCTCGACCGGCTCGATCCTGATTTTTGCGAGCCTTCCGCCCGCGCTATGGGGCATCGTCGAGCTCGGCATTCTGCCGGGCACCAGGGGGCCGAACCTGTACGGCGCCGACCCGGCGCAACAGCTGACTTGA
- a CDS encoding DUF1254 domain-containing protein gives MKTMIHIALILAATGMAHAQSGNAITVTPDNFARAESDMYFAASTKDMGGTGKLLHRREVVSVDKQPVVRANRDTLYSSGVFDLDAGPVTITLPDVGKRFMSLQAFNEDHYVVGGVRYGAGKYKFDKENVGTRYMLVGIRTLVDPNDPGDVNQAHALQDAIQIDQQGFGSLELPNWDTASQKKVRDALIALGATTPDFKRAFGAKDQVDPVRHLIGTATGWGGNPDEDATYLNVTPPKNDGTTVHKLVVKDVPVDAFWSISLYNGDGYFQKNELDSYSLNNLTAKKGSDGSVAVQFGGCDGKLPNCLPIMKGWNYTVRLYRPRLEILDGSWRFPEPQAAN, from the coding sequence ATGAAAACGATGATTCACATCGCGCTTATTCTGGCGGCTACCGGCATGGCCCACGCCCAAAGCGGCAACGCTATCACCGTCACCCCCGATAATTTCGCGCGGGCAGAGAGCGACATGTACTTCGCGGCTTCAACCAAGGATATGGGCGGAACTGGAAAGCTCCTGCATCGCCGCGAGGTCGTGTCCGTGGACAAGCAGCCCGTCGTGCGGGCGAACCGCGACACGCTCTATTCATCGGGCGTGTTCGATCTCGACGCCGGCCCGGTGACCATTACGCTCCCCGACGTTGGCAAGCGTTTCATGTCGCTGCAGGCGTTCAACGAGGACCATTATGTCGTAGGCGGCGTGCGTTACGGCGCGGGCAAATACAAGTTTGACAAGGAAAATGTCGGCACCCGCTACATGCTTGTCGGAATCCGCACATTGGTCGACCCCAATGACCCCGGCGATGTCAACCAAGCCCATGCCCTGCAGGATGCCATCCAAATCGATCAGCAAGGGTTCGGCAGTCTGGAGCTGCCCAATTGGGACACTGCCAGTCAAAAGAAGGTACGAGACGCTTTGATCGCGCTCGGCGCGACGACCCCCGACTTCAAGCGCGCTTTCGGCGCAAAGGACCAGGTCGATCCTGTCAGGCATTTGATCGGCACGGCGACCGGCTGGGGTGGCAATCCCGACGAGGACGCCACCTACCTCAACGTCACGCCTCCCAAGAACGATGGCACCACCGTGCACAAACTCGTCGTCAAGGACGTGCCGGTGGACGCCTTCTGGTCGATCAGCCTCTACAACGGCGACGGCTACTTTCAGAAGAACGAACTCGACTCCTATTCGCTAAACAATCTGACCGCGAAGAAAGGGTCGGACGGATCGGTTGCGGTGCAGTTTGGCGGCTGCGACGGCAAGCTTCCGAATTGCCTGCCAATCATGAAGGGCTGGAACTACACCGTGCGGCTCTACCGGCCGCGGTTGGAGATTCTGGACGGCAGTTGGAGATTCCCCGAGCCGCAGGCGGCGAACTGA
- a CDS encoding LysR family transcriptional regulator gives MTYSLPPLNALRAFEAAARHLSFKLAAHELHVTPAAVGQQVKALEARLGVRLFERLHKQLVLTEAGQAYLPEISGGFRRIANATEKLKPVGAVLLQLGLHGSFDLRRLELAAFRASHEEIGLRVLQPAGLHELIEGKVDVLIARGLGHHPGYRCDRVTEGSGLGDWLIAPAGTADCPEISSFRDWLRGLPAENTLALHRRRRLVGINPS, from the coding sequence ATGACCTACAGCCTTCCACCGCTCAATGCGCTCCGTGCGTTCGAAGCCGCAGCCCGACACCTCAGCTTCAAGCTGGCCGCGCATGAGCTGCATGTGACGCCTGCCGCCGTGGGGCAGCAGGTGAAGGCGCTGGAAGCGCGTCTAGGCGTACGGCTGTTCGAGCGGCTGCATAAGCAGCTCGTCCTGACCGAGGCCGGCCAGGCCTATTTGCCCGAGATTTCCGGCGGCTTTCGCCGCATCGCCAATGCGACCGAAAAATTGAAGCCGGTAGGGGCGGTGCTGCTGCAGCTCGGCTTGCACGGCAGTTTCGATCTGCGCCGTCTGGAGCTGGCGGCGTTTCGCGCAAGCCACGAAGAAATCGGCTTGCGGGTGTTGCAGCCCGCGGGCTTGCACGAGTTGATCGAGGGCAAGGTCGATGTGCTGATCGCCCGCGGTCTCGGCCACCATCCGGGCTACCGCTGCGATCGCGTGACGGAGGGCTCCGGGCTCGGCGATTGGCTGATTGCGCCTGCCGGCACCGCGGATTGTCCCGAGATATCAAGCTTCCGCGATTGGCTGCGCGGTCTGCCGGCGGAGAACACGCTCGCGCTGCATCGTCGTCGCCGTCTGGTCGGCATCAACCCAAGTTGA
- a CDS encoding SDR family NAD(P)-dependent oxidoreductase, giving the protein MRVKELAGKTAFVTGAASGIGLGIATAFAQAGAKVMLCDIEEAALSAALKQLRLTNVDVDGVKADVSLKAELVAAAEATTARYGKVHILVNNAGVGGGGPYGAWTEASWNWTMGVNLMATIWGIEIFGPLIEQHGEGGHIVSTASVAGLISGQSNAYNVSKYGVVALSEGLRRELAPRGIGVSVLCPGYIRTQIMNSRRNLPKRFEGAVRALPTSGPVAERINMVRERVSQGIDPIYAGELVREGVEKDWPYIFTDLEFEPMIEARFAAIKEGFDHIRGRNPKR; this is encoded by the coding sequence ATGCGCGTGAAGGAACTCGCTGGGAAGACCGCGTTCGTGACCGGTGCAGCGTCAGGCATTGGACTGGGGATCGCGACCGCCTTCGCCCAGGCGGGGGCGAAAGTCATGCTTTGCGACATTGAAGAAGCGGCTCTGTCCGCAGCGCTCAAGCAACTGAGGCTCACCAACGTCGACGTCGACGGCGTGAAAGCGGACGTTTCACTCAAAGCCGAACTCGTGGCGGCCGCCGAAGCCACGACTGCCCGCTACGGCAAGGTGCATATCCTCGTCAACAACGCGGGCGTCGGCGGCGGTGGGCCTTATGGTGCCTGGACCGAGGCTTCGTGGAATTGGACCATGGGCGTCAACCTGATGGCGACCATTTGGGGGATCGAGATTTTCGGGCCGTTGATCGAGCAGCATGGTGAGGGTGGACACATCGTCTCCACAGCCTCGGTCGCTGGCCTTATTTCGGGGCAGAGCAATGCATACAACGTTTCCAAGTACGGCGTTGTCGCGCTGTCCGAGGGCCTGCGGCGTGAACTCGCGCCCCGCGGGATTGGCGTATCCGTGCTGTGTCCAGGGTACATCCGCACTCAAATCATGAATTCAAGACGCAATCTACCCAAGCGCTTCGAGGGGGCGGTCCGCGCCTTGCCGACTTCGGGCCCAGTTGCCGAGCGCATCAATATGGTCCGGGAACGCGTCTCTCAGGGCATAGATCCCATCTATGCCGGTGAACTCGTCCGCGAAGGCGTCGAAAAGGACTGGCCATATATCTTCACCGACCTCGAATTTGAGCCGATGATCGAAGCGCGCTTCGCCGCAATCAAGGAAGGCTTCGACCACATCCGCGGGCGCAACCCGAAACGTTGA